In Chroococcidiopsis sp. SAG 2025, a single window of DNA contains:
- a CDS encoding DNA cytosine methyltransferase: protein MLLTQLDLCSGIGAGFPAAGIVTRRFNLVGLCDLIADPEHGYIRDILLQRFPCIPIFHDVKERSHWESWRGQLPSLISASPPCPPFSVEGKRLGADDPRDCIPAVMDAIAILQPSFAVIENVPGLLTCPIRPGEPPGSYYRHLLRTIDTIGYDAEWICVSSAYFKTPWIGTRLLLVATSRGAVQQFEQQPTPWHEQVRGQVQAVGIAEEKSSSQSRIFRGGFRVAEGVDRPIGIKSGDPVIRQRRSALGNCLDPRLATIALHRVLYLSSLIK from the coding sequence ATGCTCCTTACCCAACTCGATCTCTGTTCGGGAATCGGCGCTGGCTTTCCCGCAGCAGGAATCGTCACCAGAAGATTTAACCTCGTCGGACTGTGCGACCTCATCGCCGACCCAGAGCATGGATACATCAGAGACATCCTGCTCCAACGCTTCCCTTGCATCCCCATCTTCCACGATGTTAAGGAGCGAAGTCATTGGGAATCGTGGAGGGGACAATTGCCAAGTCTCATCTCAGCTTCACCCCCCTGTCCACCATTCTCTGTTGAAGGAAAAAGATTGGGAGCAGACGATCCCAGAGATTGCATTCCAGCAGTCATGGATGCGATCGCCATCCTCCAACCCTCGTTTGCAGTTATCGAAAACGTCCCAGGATTGCTCACCTGTCCCATTAGACCGGGGGAACCACCAGGGTCATATTACAGACACTTGCTCCGAACCATTGACACCATCGGGTACGATGCGGAATGGATTTGTGTTTCCAGCGCCTACTTTAAAACGCCCTGGATTGGCACTCGGTTATTGTTGGTTGCCACGTCCAGGGGCGCTGTCCAACAATTCGAGCAACAGCCGACCCCCTGGCACGAGCAAGTTCGAGGGCAAGTGCAAGCAGTTGGGATTGCTGAGGAGAAATCAAGTAGCCAATCCCGAATTTTTAGAGGTGGCTTTCGGGTTGCCGAAGGGGTGGACAGACCCATTGGAATTAAGAGCGGCGACCCAGTTATTAGGCAACGGCGATCTGCACTTGGAAACTGCCTTGACCCCAGACTTGCCACAATTGCCCTCCACCGCGTCCTCTATCTCAGCAGTCTTATTAAGTAA
- a CDS encoding helix-turn-helix domain-containing protein, which produces MASEQKATKKPLFYPLTHEEVLDLKDLTGVEIKVFLYVRTLDPFGDRNLEYSVTAVAEELGLSKGAVSKAIKSLDAKGFIHVELTRVKIRIKADTSDVASFPIGNNVSQSEPAFPIGNQDFPEETEVSYKKPEFPIGNDRQPEPLPEKASNSSQTNKTYSNFIQTLSDSERENFEKFVRDEWKKLTARNGESGEEIVSLERFLAREEDIRNWHQRFLSSAAGRAAKKKAIATSHDWRNNKRFSEWIWEAFNRGYEWVQEDEAEREQRKAFYDWAMATNAFEGVCL; this is translated from the coding sequence ATGGCATCTGAGCAAAAAGCTACCAAAAAGCCTCTGTTCTACCCCCTAACCCATGAAGAAGTGCTTGACTTAAAAGACTTAACTGGAGTAGAGATTAAGGTTTTTCTCTACGTGCGAACCTTAGATCCGTTTGGCGATCGCAACTTGGAGTATAGCGTCACTGCGGTAGCTGAGGAGTTGGGTCTATCTAAGGGAGCAGTTTCAAAGGCTATCAAGAGTTTAGATGCAAAAGGTTTTATCCACGTAGAGTTAACACGAGTCAAAATTCGGATCAAGGCAGATACGTCCGATGTCGCATCGTTTCCTATAGGAAACAACGTTTCCCAAAGTGAACCAGCGTTTCCTATAGGAAACCAAGATTTCCCAGAGGAAACCGAAGTTTCCTATAAGAAACCAGAGTTTCCTATAGGAAACGATCGGCAGCCAGAACCTTTGCCAGAAAAGGCTTCCAACTCGTCTCAGACTAATAAGACTTATTCAAACTTTATTCAGACTCTCTCAGACAGCGAGAGAGAGAATTTTGAAAAGTTTGTTAGAGATGAATGGAAAAAGCTGACAGCCAGGAATGGAGAATCGGGGGAGGAGATTGTCAGCCTAGAACGCTTCCTTGCCCGTGAGGAGGACATTAGGAATTGGCATCAAAGATTTTTAAGTTCCGCCGCCGGACGCGCCGCGAAGAAGAAGGCGATCGCGACTAGCCATGATTGGCGCAATAATAAGCGTTTTAGTGAGTGGATTTGGGAGGCGTTTAATCGCGGCTATGAGTGGGTACAAGAAGACGAAGCGGAGCGAGAGCAGCGTAAAGCCTTTTATGACTGGGCAATGGCAACTAATGCATTTGAGGGGGTGTGTCTATGA
- a CDS encoding DUF4351 domain-containing protein — protein MSVDNICKYLSEQYPESFVNWILGGTTTDANILKSELSIEPIRADFVALLRTQNRILHVEFQVEAISNPPLPLRMLDYFVRLYRQYNCPVDQFVIFLKRTSSAAAYTEQFVDTNTIHQYRAIRLWEQDPAPLLANPALLPLAVLAQSNSPNALLEQVASQLDMIEEREQRSNISACTGILASLRFDNGTIRQFLREDVMREAPMYQEIIQEGRREEALLYTLRLLNRRIGTLTLDLQLQVQNLTTPQLEELGVALLDFNNAADLTAWLQNQ, from the coding sequence ATGTCAGTCGATAATATCTGTAAATATCTGTCAGAACAATATCCTGAAAGCTTTGTTAATTGGATTTTAGGTGGAACTACAACTGATGCTAACATTCTCAAATCTGAGTTGAGTATCGAACCAATTCGCGCTGATTTCGTTGCTTTATTGCGAACTCAGAATCGAATTTTACACGTAGAATTTCAAGTAGAAGCTATTTCTAATCCACCATTGCCATTGAGAATGTTGGATTACTTTGTTAGGTTATATCGTCAGTACAATTGTCCAGTCGATCAGTTTGTCATCTTTCTTAAACGCACTAGCTCAGCAGCAGCATACACAGAACAGTTTGTAGATACAAACACTATCCACCAATATCGAGCGATTCGATTGTGGGAACAAGATCCAGCTCCTCTGCTAGCAAACCCCGCGCTACTGCCCTTAGCAGTCTTAGCCCAATCAAATTCCCCTAATGCTCTACTGGAACAAGTTGCATCTCAGTTGGATATGATTGAGGAGAGGGAGCAAAGAAGTAATATTTCAGCCTGTACGGGAATATTGGCAAGTTTACGGTTTGATAACGGTACGATTCGTCAATTCTTGAGGGAGGATGTGATGAGAGAAGCACCAATGTATCAAGAAATTATTCAAGAGGGAAGGCGAGAAGAAGCCTTGCTGTATACTCTACGTTTATTGAATAGACGAATTGGCACACTCACTCTAGATTTACAACTTCAGGTTCAAAATTTAACCACTCCCCAACTTGAAGAATTGGGAGTTGCCCTACTGGACTTTAACAATGCTGCCGATCTAACTGCATGGTTACAGAATCAATAG
- a CDS encoding cupin domain-containing protein: MIENTPANPLDTREPLEQKPTEVVIVRPDAVTLTGERLSHFVGISANTTGAKGISMNLVIIPPGGIAEPHFHPEHETAIYLLKGRVEVCYGQGLQHCKVCEAGDFVFTPPGVPHQPRNLSATEPVYALAARNDPDEQEKVVSYDPMLES; the protein is encoded by the coding sequence ATGATAGAAAATACGCCTGCTAATCCTCTTGACACCCGCGAACCCTTAGAGCAAAAGCCAACCGAGGTTGTTATTGTGCGCCCTGATGCAGTAACACTAACTGGTGAACGGTTGTCCCATTTTGTTGGCATTTCCGCAAACACAACAGGGGCGAAGGGGATTTCAATGAATCTCGTAATTATTCCTCCTGGTGGAATTGCCGAGCCACATTTTCACCCAGAGCATGAAACGGCAATTTATCTCCTCAAGGGTCGAGTCGAAGTCTGTTACGGGCAGGGACTTCAGCACTGCAAGGTGTGCGAAGCTGGGGATTTCGTTTTTACTCCCCCAGGTGTTCCCCATCAACCGCGTAATCTGAGTGCAACAGAACCCGTTTACGCGCTAGCTGCTCGCAACGATCCAGACGAACAAGAAAAGGTTGTATCCTACGATCCAATGTTAGAAAGTTGA
- a CDS encoding PstS family phosphate ABC transporter substrate-binding protein, whose product MWQQSKLVSVGLVSLLLGSIGCTNNQANDMAVDFPQALNVAQKNVSTNQLSGRVIVDGSSTVFPISQAMATAFTKNNPDVKVNVGVSGTGGGFKKFCAGETDITGASRPINTQEMKLCQQNQIEYTELPIAFDGLAVVVNSQNNFVSCLKTRELRQMWEPAAEGKITNWNQVRGSFPDRPLQLYGPDAASGTFDYFTLATVGQEGKSRTDYKPSANDDALVQGVAADPNALGYFGYAYYLKNQEKLKLVGIDSGYGCIQPSPKIIADGSYQPLSRPVFIYVKKAAAVRREVNALTNFYLNPDNANIILQVGDVPLPNITLRAAASRFNRGMTGTNFGGRGAVIGVAQEGL is encoded by the coding sequence ATGTGGCAGCAATCTAAACTGGTATCTGTGGGTCTCGTGAGTTTGTTATTGGGATCGATCGGTTGTACGAATAATCAAGCAAATGATATGGCTGTGGATTTTCCTCAAGCTTTGAACGTAGCTCAAAAAAATGTCAGCACAAATCAATTATCAGGTAGAGTGATTGTAGATGGTTCGAGTACGGTATTTCCCATCTCTCAAGCAATGGCAACAGCTTTTACAAAGAATAATCCAGATGTAAAAGTCAATGTAGGGGTGTCTGGTACTGGTGGCGGTTTTAAAAAATTCTGTGCTGGAGAAACAGATATTACTGGTGCTTCTCGTCCTATCAATACCCAAGAGATGAAGTTGTGTCAGCAAAATCAGATTGAATATACAGAATTGCCGATCGCCTTTGATGGTTTAGCAGTCGTAGTTAACTCTCAAAATAATTTTGTCAGTTGCCTCAAAACTAGAGAATTAAGACAGATGTGGGAACCTGCGGCTGAAGGAAAAATAACAAATTGGAACCAAGTTCGGGGGAGTTTTCCAGACCGACCGTTACAGCTTTACGGTCCCGATGCTGCATCTGGAACTTTTGATTATTTCACCTTAGCAACTGTGGGGCAAGAAGGGAAAAGCCGGACTGACTATAAGCCAAGTGCCAACGATGATGCTTTAGTACAGGGAGTTGCTGCCGATCCCAATGCGCTTGGTTATTTTGGTTATGCCTACTACTTAAAAAATCAGGAGAAGTTGAAGTTAGTCGGAATCGATAGCGGTTACGGTTGCATCCAGCCTAGCCCTAAAATCATTGCAGATGGTAGCTACCAACCCCTCTCGCGTCCAGTATTTATCTATGTCAAGAAAGCGGCAGCGGTGCGTCGGGAAGTGAATGCTTTGACTAACTTTTACCTCAACCCCGACAATGCAAATATAATACTGCAAGTGGGTGACGTGCCGCTACCTAATATTACGCTCAGAGCCGCAGCTAGCCGTTTTAATCGGGGAATGACGGGGACGAATTTCGGTGGTAGAGGTGCGGTAATTGGTGTAGCCCAAGAGGGTTTATAA
- a CDS encoding Na/Pi symporter, whose amino-acid sequence MYRFKHIKSRILKYFSLGLLVTALAIAPSPFARSHNFLALGTAQAQTPVQTDENRPIQVEIAQAPATGEAPAAAAEEKEELIDFFKMGMGALAGLVLFIYGVTRLSEGLEDMGTERMRSFLSQFTTNRFAGVVTGAVATTLLESSSVTIIMTIAMVSAGVLTFVQSLGVVLGANIGTAVGAQIISLDIEQYVPLLMFAGLLLLFLGKTKTWKNLGVVLLGFGLMFYGLEAIDEAMKPFRTYEPFIGLMETLGNNPILGAAVGALFTVIIQSSSATVAIVITLASSGLISLPAGVAIMLGAEVGTCADTLVATIGRGRPALRTGAFHFGFNFVSAILGIIFAPLLVQLVLSFSGSAGVGRQVANAQILFNAIGVVVVIVFLPTIAQILQRLIPDTENDLKLQPEVQAAR is encoded by the coding sequence ATGTATAGATTCAAACATATTAAGAGTCGGATACTCAAGTATTTCAGTCTGGGTTTATTAGTGACAGCTCTAGCGATCGCACCTTCTCCCTTTGCTCGCTCGCATAACTTCTTGGCTTTAGGAACCGCCCAAGCTCAAACCCCCGTGCAGACGGATGAAAATCGTCCAATTCAAGTTGAAATAGCTCAGGCTCCTGCTACTGGGGAAGCACCAGCAGCCGCAGCAGAGGAAAAAGAAGAACTGATTGATTTCTTCAAAATGGGCATGGGTGCGTTAGCAGGGTTAGTGCTGTTCATCTATGGTGTCACCCGCCTCTCCGAAGGGCTAGAGGACATGGGTACGGAACGGATGAGAAGTTTTTTGAGTCAATTTACGACAAACCGCTTTGCGGGCGTAGTCACGGGAGCTGTAGCCACGACACTACTAGAATCTTCCTCCGTCACAATTATCATGACGATCGCGATGGTGAGTGCGGGAGTCTTAACTTTTGTGCAATCTTTGGGAGTAGTTTTAGGGGCAAATATTGGCACTGCGGTAGGAGCGCAAATCATTTCTTTGGACATCGAACAGTACGTCCCCCTACTGATGTTTGCAGGGTTATTACTATTATTTTTGGGCAAAACAAAGACTTGGAAAAATCTTGGTGTTGTCCTGCTAGGGTTTGGTTTAATGTTTTACGGATTAGAAGCGATCGATGAAGCTATGAAGCCTTTTCGCACCTACGAACCCTTCATCGGTTTAATGGAAACCTTGGGGAATAATCCAATTTTAGGTGCTGCTGTCGGCGCGCTATTTACTGTGATTATTCAATCCTCTTCTGCTACCGTGGCGATCGTGATTACCTTAGCAAGTTCCGGTCTAATTTCCCTACCAGCAGGAGTTGCCATTATGTTAGGTGCAGAAGTTGGGACTTGCGCCGATACATTAGTTGCGACAATTGGGCGCGGTCGTCCGGCATTACGCACGGGAGCATTTCATTTTGGGTTCAATTTCGTGAGCGCCATTTTAGGAATTATTTTTGCGCCCTTGTTAGTACAACTCGTCCTTTCATTCTCTGGTAGTGCGGGTGTCGGTCGCCAAGTCGCTAACGCACAAATTTTGTTTAACGCGATTGGTGTAGTTGTAGTGATTGTATTCCTCCCGACGATCGCCCAAATTTTGCAAAGACTTATTCCCGATACTGAGAATGACTTAAAGCTGCAACCAGAAGTACAAGCAGCAAGATAG
- a CDS encoding IS701 family transposase, protein MKDQVPAAMPQCFENWCRRFDDVFSRQKQRQEFRVYLGGLLGESQRKNLSQLVTNTVDGSYNSLRHFLNNAPWDEVKLNNRRLEVMHQCRQTTPSQGFTLIVDDSGHRKSGAATDGVGRQYIGEIGKTDNGIVLLTTYLYDGVRRLPLDVALYQHASLFEQGKADPNFQKKPDLALDLVDQCLKRGYRPGVTVIDAGYGNNTPFLKQLESRNLTYVAAIAKNRQVTAQTSGDESARKQGLEAIAQTLAVEQFTPVQLNLEQPRTVWVALLPVHVPKLEGTRWLAIQLNASSFEQATEVDYFLTNASDNQVSAAWVAQTYSARNWVEVFYREAKGWLGLSEYQVRDALSMKRHWVLVFIAYTFILWHQLTGGFRRRWATKPLQTFAEALEAFRTAVEFRLVRWLNEHVDVFASHRAKFGYIWA, encoded by the coding sequence GTGAAAGATCAAGTACCAGCAGCGATGCCGCAGTGCTTTGAGAACTGGTGTCGTCGGTTTGATGATGTATTTTCGCGTCAGAAGCAGCGGCAGGAATTTCGTGTTTATCTAGGGGGACTGCTGGGTGAGAGTCAGCGCAAAAACCTGAGCCAACTGGTCACAAATACAGTAGATGGCTCCTACAACAGCCTCAGACATTTTCTCAACAATGCCCCTTGGGATGAAGTCAAGCTAAATAATCGGCGGTTGGAGGTGATGCACCAGTGTCGCCAGACGACCCCGAGTCAAGGTTTCACATTGATTGTAGATGATTCGGGACATCGCAAAAGTGGTGCGGCTACTGATGGGGTAGGACGGCAGTACATTGGGGAGATTGGCAAGACTGACAATGGTATTGTGCTGCTGACTACCTACTTGTATGATGGAGTGCGACGTCTGCCGTTAGATGTTGCACTCTATCAACACGCAAGTTTATTCGAGCAAGGCAAGGCAGACCCCAACTTCCAGAAAAAACCTGACCTGGCTCTAGACTTGGTTGACCAATGCTTGAAGCGCGGTTATCGACCGGGTGTGACTGTAATTGATGCAGGCTACGGTAATAACACGCCTTTTCTCAAGCAGTTGGAGTCGAGAAACCTAACTTACGTGGCAGCAATCGCCAAAAACCGCCAAGTTACTGCTCAAACATCAGGTGATGAGTCTGCTCGTAAGCAGGGATTAGAAGCTATTGCTCAAACCTTGGCAGTGGAGCAGTTCACACCTGTGCAACTCAATCTGGAGCAGCCCCGGACAGTTTGGGTGGCGCTGTTACCAGTTCACGTTCCGAAGCTCGAAGGCACTCGCTGGCTGGCGATTCAACTCAATGCCTCTAGTTTCGAGCAAGCGACGGAGGTGGATTACTTTCTCACCAATGCCTCTGACAACCAAGTCAGTGCGGCTTGGGTAGCTCAAACATATTCTGCTCGCAACTGGGTGGAGGTCTTCTATCGAGAAGCCAAGGGCTGGTTGGGTTTGAGTGAGTATCAAGTTCGGGATGCTCTGAGTATGAAGCGTCATTGGGTTTTAGTGTTCATCGCTTACACCTTCATCCTTTGGCATCAGTTGACCGGCGGATTCCGCAGACGTTGGGCAACCAAACCCTTACAAACCTTTGCCGAAGCATTGGAGGCATTCCGCACCGCAGTCGAGTTTCGTTTGGTCCGCTGGCTTAATGAGCATGTTGATGTATTTGCCTCTCACAGAGCTAAGTTCGGCTATATTTGGGCTTAG
- the tnpA gene encoding IS200/IS605 family transposase gives MAENRHSGHTVTRLTVHIVWVTKYRYHVLRGEVQKRCRELIIQICDAEDIKILKGAVSKDHVHMHIEYPPSKAISDIVKRLKGRTSRLLQQEYPELHKRYWGKHFWAIGYGAWSTGNITEELVEEYLEHHRSPSNMERDNFLLE, from the coding sequence ATGGCAGAGAATCGACACAGTGGACATACAGTAACAAGGCTAACAGTTCACATTGTCTGGGTCACGAAGTATCGCTATCACGTTCTCAGGGGAGAAGTCCAGAAGCGATGTCGAGAACTAATTATCCAAATCTGCGATGCCGAGGACATCAAGATTCTCAAAGGAGCAGTGAGTAAAGACCACGTCCACATGCATATAGAGTATCCTCCTTCAAAAGCGATTAGTGACATCGTGAAGCGACTTAAGGGCAGAACTTCACGCCTGCTGCAACAGGAGTATCCAGAGTTGCACAAGCGATACTGGGGTAAGCACTTTTGGGCGATCGGCTATGGAGCATGGAGTACAGGTAACATTACAGAGGAGTTGGTGGAAGAATACTTGGAGCATCATCGCAGTCCATCTAATATGGAGCGAGATAATTTCCTCTTGGAGTAG
- a CDS encoding filamentous hemagglutinin N-terminal domain-containing protein codes for MPNGRAALFDNGANIQNILTRVTGGSVSDINGLIRANGAANLFLLNPNGIVVGQNAQLRIGGSFVASTADAIQFGEQGFFSATDPNAPPLLTVNPSAFLFTKPLCTSSA; via the coding sequence ATCCCTAATGGACGGGCAGCTTTATTTGATAATGGAGCAAATATTCAAAATATCCTCACTAGGGTTACGGGTGGCTCGGTTTCTGATATTAATGGTTTGATTCGAGCTAACGGTGCGGCTAATTTATTTTTGCTCAATCCTAACGGTATTGTTGTCGGTCAGAATGCCCAACTACGTATAGGCGGCTCGTTTGTAGCGAGTACAGCCGATGCTATCCAGTTTGGCGAACAAGGCTTTTTCAGTGCAACCGATCCTAACGCTCCTCCATTACTGACGGTCAACCCTTCGGCGTTTTTATTTACTAAACCACTATGCACTTCCAGTGCATAG
- a CDS encoding ParA family protein, which produces MTCIIALFNQAGGVGKTTLTQNLGDRLKARGHHVLLVDLDPQASLTTFMGVAPDSLEKTPFDALVNEEPLFILKDVHGMDLAPANITLSAAEIQLVNLEFREARLKEALDPKRDDYDFILIDCPPSLGLLSYTSLVAATHVLIPIETHFKAFQGTNLLLQTVAKVRKRGNRSLQIAGFIPSRYAATNSQDRRTLQAIREQFGSIGTVYEPIPRLTAFADASEEQVPLAIYDPNNPALKVLDQLAVQMEKLNDSPAAPQE; this is translated from the coding sequence ATGACTTGCATCATCGCACTCTTCAATCAAGCTGGTGGGGTAGGGAAAACAACCTTGACCCAAAATTTAGGCGATCGCCTCAAAGCGCGGGGACATCACGTGCTGTTAGTTGACCTTGACCCCCAAGCCTCCCTAACTACCTTCATGGGTGTCGCTCCCGATAGCCTGGAGAAGACTCCCTTTGATGCCCTGGTCAATGAAGAACCCTTGTTCATCCTTAAAGACGTTCATGGCATGGATCTTGCCCCTGCCAATATCACCCTGAGCGCCGCCGAAATCCAACTAGTTAATCTAGAATTCCGAGAAGCTCGCCTCAAAGAAGCTCTCGATCCAAAGCGCGACGACTACGACTTTATCCTCATTGACTGTCCCCCTAGCCTTGGCTTACTCAGCTACACCAGCCTGGTCGCCGCCACCCACGTCTTGATTCCGATCGAAACGCACTTCAAAGCCTTCCAAGGGACTAACTTGCTCCTGCAAACTGTTGCCAAAGTCAGAAAGCGGGGCAATCGTTCCTTGCAAATTGCTGGCTTTATCCCCTCGCGTTACGCTGCTACTAACTCCCAGGACAGGCGCACCCTTCAAGCAATCAGAGAACAGTTTGGCTCGATTGGCACTGTCTACGAGCCTATCCCTCGCCTCACTGCTTTTGCCGATGCTTCGGAAGAACAAGTTCCTCTGGCGATCTACGATCCTAACAATCCAGCCCTTAAAGTCCTCGATCAATTAGCTGTCCAGATGGAGAAACTCAATGACTCGCCAGCCGCGCCGCAAGAATGA
- a CDS encoding ParB/RepB/Spo0J family partition protein — protein MTRQPRRKNDKPYKAQANLDVLFGEAETTASPQTVKLDAITMPQQQPRRYFDPQKLAQLTESIKAHGILENLLVRPVEGEEGLYELVAGERRYRAAQAAGLEEVPVAIRELTDSQALQISLIENLQREDLNPVEETEAILHLLASRLKIAVTEVSSLLYRMQNDVQRMNDNVIIQPEAETVKQVFAQLGLMSWESFVSNRLPLLKLPEDVLEALRSGEIEYTKAKAIAKVKDEQQRQAILAEAIRENLSLSEIGERLKTLQPQKVSSSSPKTQIQSISRRLNQSQLWEQDPKKWKQVQGWLQKIERLLEEG, from the coding sequence ATGACTCGCCAGCCGCGCCGCAAGAATGATAAACCCTACAAAGCTCAAGCCAATCTCGACGTGCTATTTGGGGAAGCGGAGACTACAGCTTCACCCCAGACTGTGAAGCTGGATGCCATCACCATGCCTCAACAGCAACCCCGCCGTTATTTCGATCCCCAGAAGTTAGCACAGCTGACGGAATCGATTAAAGCACACGGCATTTTAGAAAATCTGCTGGTTCGACCCGTCGAAGGAGAAGAAGGCTTATACGAGCTAGTCGCTGGCGAGAGGCGATATCGCGCTGCTCAAGCTGCTGGACTAGAAGAAGTCCCCGTCGCCATTCGAGAACTCACCGACTCACAAGCCTTGCAAATTTCTTTAATAGAGAATTTGCAGCGAGAAGATTTGAACCCCGTAGAAGAGACGGAAGCAATTCTCCACCTGCTAGCATCCCGACTCAAAATCGCTGTAACCGAGGTTAGCTCTCTACTTTATCGGATGCAGAATGATGTCCAGCGAATGAATGATAACGTTATCATTCAACCAGAAGCCGAAACGGTGAAGCAGGTTTTTGCCCAATTGGGGTTGATGAGTTGGGAGTCATTTGTCAGCAACCGCCTGCCCCTGTTGAAGCTACCAGAAGATGTTTTAGAAGCACTGCGCTCTGGTGAAATTGAATACACCAAGGCAAAGGCGATCGCTAAAGTCAAAGACGAGCAGCAGCGGCAAGCGATATTAGCAGAAGCAATTCGAGAAAATCTCTCTTTGAGTGAAATTGGGGAACGGCTAAAAACCCTTCAGCCCCAAAAAGTTTCATCTTCCTCGCCTAAAACTCAAATACAATCAATTAGCCGCCGCCTCAACCAGTCACAACTTTGGGAACAAGACCCCAAGAAATGGAAGCAAGTGCAGGGCTGGTTGCAGAAGATAGAAAGGCTGCTTGAGGAAGGATAA
- a CDS encoding ISH3 family transposase, with amino-acid sequence MTLSSPSPLSAAPALTDEATLNAALDCLLEHLTIPTQGDCNPQTIFQVLIRAASKQDSIEHTTQQLTGVPTGNTMRYHLDKLDEMQGLEAQLNQALQSRVPPRIARGKQRLAIDLHLIPYYGNPTPAEQPYIYRSQAKLGTTSFFAYATVYVIARNKRVTLAVHAVHRQETLVATLTYLLAALSPLRLGIKRLYLDRGFFCVPVIRWLKALNLPFIMPAIIRGKKGGTRQLLKGRKSYFTTYRLSGSYGAVECNMGVVCRYQRGQRGRRGIQYLVYAVHGIKLALSTLHHNYRSRFGIETSYRSKNLCRIRTTTKNPVVRLLFVALAFVLVNLWVYLRWHFVSRSRFGPRLVYQHLFPLKTMLEFLCHAVEHHFPVVRAVFLPLTK; translated from the coding sequence ATGACCCTGTCATCCCCATCCCCATTATCTGCTGCCCCGGCGCTGACTGATGAAGCTACCTTGAATGCAGCATTGGATTGTCTGCTGGAGCATTTGACAATTCCGACTCAAGGAGATTGCAACCCGCAAACAATATTTCAAGTCTTGATTCGAGCGGCAAGCAAGCAGGACAGCATCGAACACACAACCCAACAACTGACGGGAGTGCCGACCGGAAACACGATGCGTTATCATCTGGACAAGTTGGATGAGATGCAGGGTCTGGAAGCGCAACTGAATCAGGCATTACAAAGCCGAGTACCACCCCGCATTGCCAGAGGCAAGCAACGCCTGGCGATCGACTTACATTTGATTCCATACTACGGCAATCCAACTCCAGCCGAGCAACCTTACATCTATCGTTCTCAAGCCAAATTGGGCACTACCTCGTTCTTCGCCTACGCAACTGTTTATGTGATTGCTCGAAACAAGCGTGTTACGTTGGCAGTTCATGCAGTGCATCGACAAGAAACGTTAGTGGCAACCTTGACGTATCTGCTAGCAGCCCTTTCGCCCCTGCGACTGGGAATCAAACGTCTGTATCTCGACCGAGGATTTTTCTGTGTTCCAGTAATTCGCTGGCTCAAAGCGCTCAACCTCCCGTTTATCATGCCTGCCATCATTCGGGGCAAAAAAGGTGGCACTCGGCAGCTGCTGAAAGGGCGCAAGAGCTACTTCACGACCTACAGGTTGAGTGGCTCCTATGGAGCAGTCGAGTGCAACATGGGCGTGGTCTGTCGCTACCAACGGGGGCAGCGGGGACGACGAGGGATTCAGTATTTGGTTTATGCCGTCCACGGCATCAAACTTGCCCTGTCTACATTGCATCATAATTATCGCTCTCGCTTTGGCATTGAAACCAGTTACCGAAGCAAGAATCTTTGCCGGATTCGTACCACTACCAAAAATCCGGTTGTGCGTCTATTATTCGTGGCATTGGCATTTGTGTTAGTCAATTTGTGGGTCTATTTGCGCTGGCATTTTGTTAGTCGCAGCCGTTTCGGCCCACGTCTGGTTTATCAGCATTTATTTCCCCTTAAAACGATGCTGGAATTCTTATGCCATGCGGTGGAACACCATTTTCCAGTGGTTCGAGCCGTTTTTTTACCCTTGACCAAGTAA